From a single Mesorhizobium shangrilense genomic region:
- a CDS encoding FAD-dependent oxidoreductase, producing MFRPIRFWGIGISYDIAIAGAGPAGLAVALYLQRAGHRITVFERFDQPRPVGSGLIMQPTGLTVLADLGLLDDILALGSRIDRLHGADATTGRTVLDVRYDARRGGRFGLAVHRAALFGVLFRAARREAISIETGVEIEALEVGERATLICSGGRRAGPFDLIVDASGSRSKLRQGMNNPSQPKPLTYGAFWASLGWRGGGFDEHALLQRYDRASVMIGVLPIGKPEPGAEKMAAFFWSLKPADAEQVWAAGLDAWKERVVGLWPQCEAFTSQIDSFDQLSLARYGHHTLKLPAGRRLAVIGDAAHSTSPQLGQGANMALLDAAALSHALARTGSVEAALEVYARARRWHVRVFQALSLAFTPFYQSDSVALPFIRDRLVATIARIPPAPQFLASMVAGTVIDPFRRIGLVEARWPSDGHRDA from the coding sequence TTGTTCCGGCCAATTCGTTTTTGGGGGATTGGCATTTCTTACGACATCGCAATTGCTGGCGCTGGTCCGGCAGGGCTTGCCGTTGCGCTCTATTTGCAACGTGCCGGACATCGGATCACTGTGTTCGAGCGCTTTGACCAACCCAGGCCGGTTGGCTCCGGGCTGATCATGCAGCCGACCGGTCTGACCGTACTTGCCGATCTCGGCCTGCTCGACGACATCCTTGCGCTGGGCAGCCGCATCGACCGTCTGCATGGCGCCGATGCCACGACCGGCCGCACGGTGCTTGACGTGCGCTATGACGCCAGGCGTGGCGGCCGTTTCGGGCTGGCGGTGCATCGGGCGGCCTTGTTCGGCGTGCTCTTCCGCGCCGCGCGGCGCGAGGCTATCTCCATCGAGACAGGCGTGGAGATCGAGGCGCTGGAGGTTGGCGAACGGGCGACGCTGATCTGCTCCGGGGGGCGAAGGGCGGGGCCGTTCGACCTTATCGTCGACGCCAGCGGTTCGCGCTCGAAGCTGCGGCAAGGTATGAACAATCCGAGCCAGCCCAAGCCGCTCACCTATGGCGCGTTCTGGGCGTCTCTCGGCTGGCGCGGCGGGGGTTTTGACGAACACGCGCTGCTGCAGCGCTACGACAGGGCCAGCGTGATGATCGGCGTGCTGCCGATCGGCAAGCCCGAACCGGGCGCGGAAAAGATGGCCGCCTTTTTCTGGAGCCTGAAGCCGGCGGATGCCGAACAGGTGTGGGCGGCAGGTCTCGACGCCTGGAAGGAGAGGGTGGTTGGGCTGTGGCCGCAATGCGAGGCTTTCACCAGCCAGATCGACAGCTTCGACCAGCTTTCACTGGCGCGCTACGGTCATCACACGTTGAAGCTGCCGGCAGGACGGCGGCTTGCAGTCATCGGCGATGCGGCGCATTCGACCAGCCCGCAGCTCGGGCAAGGGGCGAACATGGCGCTGCTGGATGCGGCGGCGCTCAGCCATGCGCTGGCTCGGACGGGCAGCGTCGAGGCAGCACTTGAGGTCTACGCGAGGGCACGGCGCTGGCATGTCCGTGTCTTCCAGGCGCTGTCGCTGGCGTTCACGCCGTTCTACCAGTCAGATTCCGTGGCTCTGCCCTTCATCCGCGACAGGCTTGTGGCGACGAT